Proteins from one Drosophila gunungcola strain Sukarami chromosome 2R unlocalized genomic scaffold, Dgunungcola_SK_2 000012F, whole genome shotgun sequence genomic window:
- the LOC128255924 gene encoding uncharacterized protein LOC128255924, with product MTTWKLPECRAVGLLALEEESDVLTSGNEPTGGEEEPDAYEELEEMKQRLILLRGKILSPELSRCQDVGDRKELTTRTPESQQLELLRRQKCLLQCRLKEAKRHLEQTSREVKELEDWRCLLQSRILEIERKLSQFVEFKPRAIHHFGLCIERWEHLKSNKIDSTTYRQKMQAQALHADNSRKCVVPMNCHKNTRQLLRGELMMLRIFLHNLFEAMVSDFRFFCRQMSINFTRLPSIDSPSPSSAETPTNSVASFEVEARE from the exons ATGACCACTTGGAAACTACCCGAATGTAGGGCCGTGGGCCTGTTAGCATTGGAGGAGGAGAGCGATGTGCTGACCAGCGGTAATGAACCCACTGGCGGGGAGGAGGAGCCCGACGCCtacgaggagctggaggagatgaAGCAGCGCCTGATCCTCCTGCGTGGCAAGATACTTAGCCCGGAGCTGAGCCGGTGCCAGGATGTGGGCGACCGAAAGGAGTTGACCACCAGGACTCCGGAGAGCCAGCAGCTCGAGCTGCTGCGCCGCCAGAAGTGCCTGCTCCAGTGTCGACTTAAGGAGGCGAAAAGGCACCTGGAGCAGACGAGCAGGGAGGTCAAGGAGCTCGAGGATTGGCGCTGCCTGCTCCAATCGCGCATCCTGGAGATCGAGCGCAAACTTTCCCAGTTCGTGGAGTTCAAGCCGCGGGCCATACACCATTTCGGGCTGTGCATCGAGCGTTGGGAGCACCTgaagtcaaacaaaattgacTCCACCACCTACCGCCAGAAAATGCAGGCGCAAGCCCTTCACGCGGACAACTCCAGGAAGTGCGTGGTGCCCATGAACTGCCACAAGAACACCAGGCAGCTCCTGCGTGGGGAGCTGATGATGCTTCGCATCTTCCTGCACAATCTCTTCGAGGCGATGGTCAGCGACTTCCGCTTCTTCTGTCGCCAGATGAGCATCAA CTTTACCCGTTTACCATCCATTGACAGCCCTTCGCCCAGCAGTGCGGAAACTCCGACCAACTCGGTTGCTTCGTTCGAGGTGGAAGCCCGCGAATAA
- the LOC128255947 gene encoding dynein light chain Tctex-type protein 2B isoform X1, producing MTSWTTMKTRITASVRTTNRMNALLSESMLSRRRAAQNPEGEPTAGEGGEPIKEKPKNDWKFFHTNFNMERALKIIEDCIEERLLWDRFSRNYDSWRALQLVEGLAAEIRDRVKKLNHRRHRIVCLLSIVEKQNQGVHQRMCHLMDEKRDNFTQLVFERPTYFMIVVLYLVYKD from the exons ATGACTAGCTGGACCACCATGAAAACGAG GATAACCGCATCGGTGCGCACCACCAACCGCATGAATGCCCTGCTCTCGGAGTCGATGTTGAGCAGGCGGCGGGCCGCCCAAAATCCGGAGGGCGAGCCGACCGCCGGCGAGGGCGGGGAGCCGATCAAGGAGAAGCCCAAGAACGACTGGAAGTTCTTTCACACCAACTTCAATATGGAACGTGCCCTGAAGATCATCGAAGATTGCATCGAGGAGCGGCTGCTGTGGGATCGCTTCAGCCGCAATTACGACTCTTGGCGGGCTCTACAGCTGGTCGAAGGTCTGGCGGCCGAGATACGCGACCGGGTCAAGAAGCTGAACCACAGGCG CCACCGCATCGTCTGCCTGCTGTCGATCGTGGAGAAGCAGAACCAGGGCGTCCACCAGCGCATGTGCCACCTGATGGACGAGAAGCGAGACAACTTCACCCAGTTGGTCTTCGAGCGGCCCACGTACTTCATGATCGTGGTGCTTTATCTGGTCTACAAGGATTAG
- the LOC128255947 gene encoding dynein light chain Tctex-type protein 2B isoform X2 produces MNARMQAITASVRTTNRMNALLSESMLSRRRAAQNPEGEPTAGEGGEPIKEKPKNDWKFFHTNFNMERALKIIEDCIEERLLWDRFSRNYDSWRALQLVEGLAAEIRDRVKKLNHRRHRIVCLLSIVEKQNQGVHQRMCHLMDEKRDNFTQLVFERPTYFMIVVLYLVYKD; encoded by the exons GATAACCGCATCGGTGCGCACCACCAACCGCATGAATGCCCTGCTCTCGGAGTCGATGTTGAGCAGGCGGCGGGCCGCCCAAAATCCGGAGGGCGAGCCGACCGCCGGCGAGGGCGGGGAGCCGATCAAGGAGAAGCCCAAGAACGACTGGAAGTTCTTTCACACCAACTTCAATATGGAACGTGCCCTGAAGATCATCGAAGATTGCATCGAGGAGCGGCTGCTGTGGGATCGCTTCAGCCGCAATTACGACTCTTGGCGGGCTCTACAGCTGGTCGAAGGTCTGGCGGCCGAGATACGCGACCGGGTCAAGAAGCTGAACCACAGGCG CCACCGCATCGTCTGCCTGCTGTCGATCGTGGAGAAGCAGAACCAGGGCGTCCACCAGCGCATGTGCCACCTGATGGACGAGAAGCGAGACAACTTCACCCAGTTGGTCTTCGAGCGGCCCACGTACTTCATGATCGTGGTGCTTTATCTGGTCTACAAGGATTAG